From the Theobroma cacao cultivar B97-61/B2 chromosome 2, Criollo_cocoa_genome_V2, whole genome shotgun sequence genome, one window contains:
- the LOC18607499 gene encoding transportin-1, with product MATTGSASWQPQEEGLKEICGLLEQQISPSSSADKSQICQQLQHYSQFPDFNNYLAFILARAEGKSIEIRQAAGLLLKNNLRTAYKLMAPAHQQYIKSELLPCLGAADKHIRSTVGTIVTVVVQLGGILGWPELLQALVNCLDSNDLNHMEGAMDALSKICEDIPQVLDTDVPGLAERPINIFLPRLFQFFQSPHPSLRKLSLGSVNQYIMLMPSALYASMDQYLQGLFVLANDPVAEVRKLVCAAFVQLIEVRPSFLEPHLKNVIEYMLQVNKDSDDEVALEACEFWSAYCDAQLPSENLREYLPRLIPILLSNMVYADDDESLVDAEEDESLPDRDQDLKPRFHTSRFHGSDDAEDDDDDTFNIWNLRKCSAAALDVLSNVFGDEILPSLMPIIQAKLSASGDEAWKDREAAVLALGAVGEGCINGLYPHLSEIVAFLIPLLDDKFPLIRSISCWTLSRFSKYIVQDSGHQKGYEQFDAALMGLLRRILDTNKRVQEAACSAFATLEEEAAEELAPRLEIILQHLMCAFGKYQRRNLRIVYDAIGTLADAVGGELNQPVYLEILMPPLIAKWQQISNSDKDLFPLLECFTSIAQALGTGFSQFAQPVFQRCINIIQTQQLAKVDPVSAGVQYDKEFIVCSLDLLSGLAEGLGSGIESLVSQSNLRDLLLQCCMDDASDVRQSAFALLGDLARVCSVHLHPRLSEFLDIAAKQLNAPKLKEMVSVANNACWAIGELAIKVRQEISPIVMTVISCLVPILQHAEGLNKSLVENSAITLGRLAWVCPELVSPHMEHFMQSWCISLSTIRDDIEKEDAFRGLCAMVRANPSGALSSLVFMCKAIASWHEIRSEELHNDVCQVLHGYKQMLRNGAWDQCMSALEPPVKDKLSKYQV from the exons ATGGCGACGACTGGGAGTGCCTCGTGGCAGCCGCAAGAAGAGGGGTTGAAGGAGATCTGTGGACTACTGGAGCAGCAGATTTCGCCTTCTTCTTCCGCTGATAAGTCTCAGATTTGTCAACAGCTTCAGCACTACTCTCAGTTCCCTGATTTCAATAACTATCTCGCTTTTATCCTTGCACGGGCCGAG GGTAAATCGATAGAGATTCGACAAGCTGCTGGTCTGCTGCTGAAAAATAATCTCAGAACTGCATATAAGTTAATGGCTCCTGCACACCAACAATATATAAAGTCAGAATTGTTACCCTGTTTAGGAGCAGCAGATAAGCACATTAGGTCAACAGTTGGGACTATTGTGACTGTGGTTGTTCAACTAGGAGGAATTTTGGGGTGGCCTGAGCTGTTGCAAGCTCTTGTAAATTGCTTGGATAGCAATGACCTAAATCACATGGAAGGTGCTATGGATGCATTGTCAAAG ATTTGTGAGGATATACCGCAAGTGCTGGATACGGATGTGCCTGGGTTAGCTGAAAGGCCCATCAACATATTCCTTCCTCGATTATTTCAG TTTTTTCAGTCTCCACATCCTTCTCTGAGAAAGCTTTCATTGGGTTCTGTAAACCAATACATTATGTTGATGCCTTCT GCTTTATATGCATCCATGGATCAATACCTTCAGGGTTTGTTTGTCCTGGCTAATGACCCTGTTGCAGAAGTGCGGAAATTG GTTTGTGCAGCATTTGTTCAGCTAATTGAAGTCCGTCCATCTTTTCTAGAG CCACATTTGAAGAATGTTATTGAATATATGTTGCAAGTCAATAAGGACAGTGATGATGAAGTGGCACTTGAAGCATGTGAATTTTG GTCTGCTTATTGTGACGCCCAGTTACCATCCGAAAATTTGAGAGAATATTTGCCACGTCTAATTCCA ATTTTGTTGTCAAACATGGTTtatgctgatgatgatgagtcTCTTGTTGACGCTGAG GAAGATGAGTCTCTTCCAGACAGAGATCAG GATCTAAAACCTCGATTTCATACATCACGATTTCATGGTTCTGATGATGCAGAAGATGAT GATGATGACACATTCAATATATGGAACTTACGAAAATGCAGTGCAGCAGCTCTTGATGTTCTATCAAATGTGTTTGGGGATGAAATTCTTCCTTCTTTGATGCCTATTATCCAG GCCAAGTTATCTGCTAGTGGTGACGAAGCCTGGAAAGATAGGGAAGCTGCTGTTTTGGCTCTTGGTGCAGTAGGTGAAGGTTGCATTAATGGTCTTTATCCTCATTTGTCTgag ATTGTGGCATTTCTAATTCCCCTTTTAGATGATAAGTTTCCTCTCATTAGGAGTATTTCTTGTTGGACACTTTCTCGATTCAGCAAATACATTGTTCAG GATAGTGGTCATCAAAAAGGCTATGAGCAGTTTGATGCAGCTCTTATGGGTCTCCTTCGAAGAATATTGGATACTAACAAGCGGGTGCAAGAGGCTGCTTGTTCAGCTTTTGCAACACTTGAAGAG GAGGCTGCCGAAGAGTTGGCACCAAGGttggaaataattttacaGCATCTTATGTGTGCTTTTGGCAAGTATCAG AGACGGAACCTTAGAATTGTTTATGATGCTATTGGAACTCTAGCAGATGCTGTCGGAGGGGAATTGAATCAG CCCGTTTATCTTGAAATTCTGATGCCACCACTCATTGCAAAGTGGCAGCAGATTTCAAATTCTGACAAAGATCTCTTTCCACTGCTTGAGTGCTTCACGTCCATAGCACAG GCATTGGGTACTGGATTCTCTCAATTTGCTCAGCCTGTATTCCAGAGGTGCATAAATATCATCCAGACTCAACAATTGGCCAAG GTTGATCCTGTTTCAGCTGGGGTTCAGTATGATAAGGAGTTTATTGTATGCTCACTTGATTTGCTCTCTGGACTTGCAGAGGGCCTTGGTAGTGGAATTGAGAGTTTG GTTTCACAGAGTAATTTAAGGGACCTGCTTTTGCAATGTTGCATGGATGATGCTTCTGATGTTCGACAAAGTGCCTTTGCACTTCTTGGGGACCTTGCAAGA GTTTGCTCTGTTCATTTGCATCCTCGTTTGTCTGAATTTCTTGATATTGCAGCCAAGCAATTG AACGCCCCCAAGTTAAAGGAAATGGTTTCAGTAGCAAACAATGCGTGTTGGGCTATTGGAGAGCTAGCAATCAAG GTTCGTCAAGAAATTTCTCCGATTGTCATGACAGTGATCTCATGTTTGGTTCCAATCCTTCAGCATGCAGAG GGGCTCAACAAGTCACTTGTTGAAAATAGTGCAATTACACTAGGCAGGCTTGCATGGGTCTGTCCAGAGCTTGTATCGCCACACATGGAGCATTTCATGCAGTCATGGTGTATTTCTTTGTCTAC GATACGTGATGATATTGAGAAAGAGGATGCCTTCAGAGGTCTATGTGCAATG GTCAGGGCAAATCCATCAGGGGCTCTGagttcacttgttttcatgtgCAAAGCTATTGCAAGCTGGCAT GAAATAAGGAGCGAAGAACTACATAATGATGTTTGCCAGGTCTTGCATGGTTATAAACAG ATGCTTAGGAATGGGGCGTGGGACCAGTGTATGTCTGCTTTGGAGCCACCAGTGAAGGACAAACTTTCTAAATATCAAGTATAA